From one Chanodichthys erythropterus isolate Z2021 chromosome 3, ASM2448905v1, whole genome shotgun sequence genomic stretch:
- the LOC137003390 gene encoding putative nuclease HARBI1, producing the protein MSYCRLNLHVPVLEKFFDGGDTKADFRLKRESLNKLLELLHQKRRHGWGTTLQTLVFLYWLACGASYRVVSQAFGIPRPTIHRIIHRVADEVMAILPKVVVLPRSEEHLLQIGSGFASLANHQAFGKAVGAIDGCHVRIKPPAGPDGQCYKNRKLFASILLQGICDHKGAFLDIFVGYPGSVHDSRVLKNSPIYKQAKYPLQSFFLLGDGGYPCTEKPITIMTPFKNPASPSTQRFNAHLSKGRSIIERAFGMMKTRFRANLYEFLCSPQHKKKTF; encoded by the coding sequence ATGAGTTATTGCAGGCTCAACCTCCATGTCCCTGTTCTTGAGAAGTTTTTTGATGGAGGAGATACGAAAGCAGACTTTCGTCTGAAGAGAGAgagcctcaataaactcctagaGCTGCTTCATCAGAAACGGAGGCATGGCTGGGGTACGACACTCCAGACACTGGTGTTTTTGTATTGGTTGGCCTGTGGTGCATCTTACAGGGTTGTGTCGCAGGCTTTTGGGATCCCACGGCCAACCATACACAGAATTATTCATCGAGTAGCTGATGAAGTTATGGCTATTTTGCCAAAAGTTGTGGTCCTGCCAAGATCAGAAGAACATCTGCTCCAGATTGGTTCTGGTTTTGCTTCTCTCGCCAATCACCAGGCATTTGGTAAAGCTGTTGGAGCAATTGATGGATGTCATGTCAGAATAAAACCACCAGCTGGCCCTGACGGACAGTGTTACAAAAACAGAAAGCTGTTCGCCTCCATCTTGCTTCAAGGGATTTGTGACCATAAAGGAGCATTTTTGGACATTTTTGTTGGGTACCCTGGGAGTGTCCACGACTCGCGGGTACTTAAGAACAGCCCCATTTACAAACAGGCTAAGTATCCACTCCAGAGCTTTTTCCTCCTCGGAGATGGTGGGTACCCCTGCACAGAGAAGCCAATCACAATTATGACCCCATTTAAGAATCCTGCCTCACCATCTACTCAGCGCTTTAATGCACATCTTTCCAAAGGCCGCTCAATTATTGAGCGTGCCTTTGGAATGATGAAAACGAGATTTAGAGCCAACctctatgaatttctttgttctcctcaacataaaaaaaagactttttga